The Myxocyprinus asiaticus isolate MX2 ecotype Aquarium Trade chromosome 31, UBuf_Myxa_2, whole genome shotgun sequence genome has a segment encoding these proteins:
- the LOC127422001 gene encoding P2Y purinoceptor 14-like — translation MESPVTQILKTTTPLTNFTAARYDIININNRSQDSCKFSKVPAHPVFIFAYSLVFLVSLVLNCITMRVYFCMNQRSQSSVTVYLKNLAAADFFLCLCLPLRIANYANYSVTMRNIYCSFGATAFYLNTYASILFMDFIAANRYLKIVRPLETHALQTVRIAHHISVATWLSLLVMASIYLILFLKTSWGDIQMPGEIGCDSLHSPQLRVVYKITHSVSMVLFVFVLVSLILLYCRTLQKIRQAQLSTQVTSRSSKFNRSKRNMLVLVVVFCVCFVPYHLVRLPYAFIKKTQKEHCTTAQAFYILKELTVLLSVLNACLDPLIYFIFCKAFRAQLSLKKKKDKGQQRRLSTMLSNTETKVSTLRRESMI, via the exons ATGGAGTCTCCAGTTACACAAATTCTTAAAACTACAACACCTCTAACGAACTTCACCGCTGCCCGATATGACATCATAAACAtaaataacagatcacaagattcCTGCAAATTTTCAAAGGTTCCAGCTCACCCTgtttttatatttgcatactcACTAGTGTTTCTCGTCAGTCTGGTGCTGAATTGCATCACAATGAGAGTGTATTTCTGCATGAATCAGCGCAGCCAGTCCAGCGTCACAGTCTACCTGAAGAACCTAGCCGCAGCGGACTTCTTCCTTTGTCTTTGTTTACCTTTGCGCATTGCTAACTATGCCAACTATTCAGTGACAATGCGCAATATATACTGCAGTTTTGGAGCGACAGCATTCTATTTAAACACATATGCAAGCATTCTATTCATGGACTTTATTGCTGCCAACAG GTACCTGAAGATTGTCCGGCCATTGGAGACTCATGCTCTGCAGACAGTTCGTATTGCCCACCACATATCCGTAGCAACGTGGCTCTCCTTGTTAGTCATGGCCTCCATCTACTTAATCCTCTTTCTCAAGACTTCCTGGGGAGACATTCAAATGCCAGGGGAAATTGGCTGTGATTCCTTACACAGTCCCCAGCTCAGGGTGGTCTACAAAATCACACACTCTGTGTCCATGGTACtctttgtttttgtgctggtttctcTGATTCTGCTGTACTGTCGGACTTTGCAAAAGATCAGACAAGCTCAGTTGTCTACACAGGTTACATCCAGAAGCTCTAAGTTCAACAGGTCTAAACGTAACATGCTAGTGCTAGTGGTCGTTTTCTGTGTGTGCTTTGTGCCCTATCACCTGGTGAGATTGCCTTATGCGTTCATCAAAAAAACACAGAAGGAACATTGTACAACAGCCCAGGCATTCTATATCCTGAAGGAGTTGACTGTCCTGCTTTCAGTGCTAAATGCCTGTTTGGATCCACTTATATACTTTATCTTCTGCAAGGCCTTCAGAGCCCAGCTGAGTCTCAAGAAGAAGAAAGATAAAGGACAGCAAAGGCGACTGAGCACCATGTTGAGCAATACTGAAACAAAGGTGTCCACGTTAAGACGTGAaagtatgatttaa